A single window of Balaenoptera acutorostrata chromosome X, mBalAcu1.1, whole genome shotgun sequence DNA harbors:
- the MED12 gene encoding mediator of RNA polymerase II transcription subunit 12 isoform X9 produces the protein MAAFGILSYEHRPLKRPRLGPPDVYPQDPKQKEDELTALNVKQGFNNQPAVSGDEHGSAKNVNFNPAKISSNFSSIIAEKLRCNTLPDTGRRKPQVNQKDNFWLVTARSQSAINTWFTDLAGTKPLTQLAKKVPIFSKKEEVFGYLAKYTVPVMRAAWLIKMTCAYYAAITETKVKKRHVIDPFMEWTQIITKYLWEQLQKMAEYYRPGPSGSGGCGSTIGPLPHDVEVAIRQWDYNEKLAMFMFQDGMLDRHEFLTWVLECFEKIRPGEDELLKLLLPLLLRYSGEFVQSAYLSRRLAYFCTRRLALQLDGVSSHSSHVMSAQSTSTLPTTPAPQPPTSSTPSTPFSDLLMCPQHRPLVFGLSCILQTILLCCPSALVWHYSLTDSRIKTGSPLDHLPIAPSNLPMPEGNSAFTQQVRAKLREIEQQIKERGQAVEVRWSFDKCQEATAGFTIGRVLHTLEVLDSHSFERSDFSNSLDSLCNRIFGLGPSKDGHEISSDDDAVVSLLCEWAVSCKRSGRHRAMVVAKLLEKRQAEIEAERCGESEAADEKGSIASGSLSAPSAPIFQDVLLQFLDTQAPMLTDPRSESERVEFFNLVLLFCELIRHDVFSHNMYTCTLISRGDLAFGAPGPRPPSPFDDPADDPERKEAEGSSSSKLEDPGLSESMDIDPSSSVLFEDMEKPDFSLFSPTMPCEGKGSPSPEKPDVEKEVKPPPKEKLEGTLGVLYDQPRHVQYATHFPIPQEESCSHECNQRLVVLFGVGKQRDDARHAIKKITKDILKVLNRKGTAETDQLAPIVPLNPGDLTFLGGEDGQKRRRNRPEAFPTAEDIFAKFQHLSHYDQHQVTAQVSRNVLEQITSFALGMSYHLPLVQHVQFIFDLMEYSLSISGLIDFAIQLLNELSVVEAELLLKSSDLVGSYTTSLCLCIVAVLRHYHACLILNQDQMAQVFEGLCGVVKHGMNRSDGSSAERCILAYLYDLYTSCSHLKSKFGELFSDFCSKVKNTIYCNVEPSESNMRWAPEFMIDTLENPAAHTFTYTGLGKSLSENPANRYSFVCNALMHVCVGHHDPDRVNDIAILCAELTGYCKSLSAEWLGVLKALCCSSNNGTCGFNDLLCNVDVSDLSFHDSLATFVAILIARQCLLLEDLIRCAAIPSLLNAACSEQDSEPGARLTCRILLHLFKTPQLNPCQSDGNKPTVGIRSSCDRHLLAASQNRIVDGAVFAVLKAVFVLGDAELKGSGFTVTGGTEELPEEEGGGGSGGRRQGGRNISVETASLDVYAKYVLRSICQQEWVGERCLKSLCEDSNDLQDPVLSSAQAQRLMQLICYPHRLLDNEDGENPQRQRIKRILQNLDQWTMRQSSLELQLMIKQTPNNEMNSLLENIAKATIEVFQQSAETGSSSGNTASNMPSSSKTKPVLSSLERSGVWLVAPLIAKLPTSVQGHVLKAAGEELEKGQHLGSSSRKERDRQKQKSMSLLSQQPFLSLVLTCLKGQDEQREGLLTSLYSQVHQIVNNWRDDQYLDDCKPKQLMHEALKLRLNLVGGMFDTVQRSTQQTTEWAVLLLEIIISGTVDMQSNNELFTTVLDMLSVLINGTLAADMSSISQGSMEENKRAYMNLVKKLRKELGERQSDSLEKVRQLLPLPKQTRDVITCEPQGSLIDTKGNKIAGFDSIFKKEGLQVSTKQKISPWDLFEGLKPSAPLSWGWFGTVRVDRRVARGEEQQRLLLYHTHLRPRPRAYYLEPLPLPPEDEEPPAPALLEPEKKAPEPPKTDKPGAAPPSTEERKKKSTKGKKRSQPAAKTEDYGMGPGRSGPYGVTVPPDLLHHTNPGSISHLSYRQGSIGLYTQNQPLPAGGPRVDPYRPVRLPMQKLPTRPPYPGVLPTTMTGVMGLEPSSYKTPVYRQQQPAVPQGQRLRQQLQAKIQSQGMLGQSSVHQMTPSSSYGLQTSQGYTPYVSHVGLQQHTGPAGTMVPPSYSSQPYQSTHSSTNPTLVDATRHLQQRPSGYVHQQAPTYGHGLTSTQRFSHQTLQQTPMIGTMTPLGAQGVQAGVRSASILPEQQQQQQQQQQQQQQQQQQQQQQQQQQQYHIRQQQQQQILRQQQQQQQQQQQQQQQQQQQQQQQQQQQAHQQQQQQAAPPQPQPQSQPQFQRQGLQQTQQQQQTAALVRQLQQQLSNTQPQPSTNIFGRY, from the exons GTCAACTTCAATCCTGCCAAG ATCAGTTCCAACTTCAGCAGCATTATTGCAGAGAAGTTACGTTGTAACACCCTCCCTGACACCGGTAGAAGGAAGCCCCAGGTGAACCAGAAGGACAACTTCTGGCTGGTGACTGCACGATCCCAGAGTGCCATTAACACCTGGTTCACCGATCTGGCTGGCACCAAGCCACTCACACAACTAGCCAAAAAG GTCCCCATTTTCAGTAAGAAGGAAGAAGTGTTTGGGTACTTGGCCAAGTACACAGTGCCTGTGATGCGGGCTGCCTGGCTCATTAAGATGACCTGTGCCTACTATGCAGCGATCACAGAGACCAAGGTTAAGAAGAGACATGTCATTGACCCTTTCATGG AATGGACTCAGATCATCACCAAGTACTTATGGGAGCAGCTGCAAAAGATGGCTGAATACTACCGGCCAGGGCCTTCCGGAAGCGGGGGCTGTGGTTCTACTATAGGGCCCTTGCCCCATGATGTAGAGGTGGCAATCCGGCAGTGGGACTACAATGAGAAGCTGGCCATGTTCATGTTTCAG GACGGAATGCTGGACAGACATGAGTTCCTGACCTGGGTACTTGAGTGTTTTGAGAAAATCCGCCCTGGAGAGGATGAATTGCTTAAACTGCTGCTGCCCCTGCTGCTTCGA TACTCTGGGGAATTCGTTCAGTCTGCATACCTCTCCCGCCGCCTTGCCTACTTCTGTACACGGAGACTGGCCCTGCAGCTGGATGGCGTGAGCAGTCACTCATCTCATGTGATGTCTGCTCAGTCAACAAGCACACTGCCCACGACCCCTGCTCCTCAGCCCCCAACTAGCAGCACACCCTCTACACCCTTTAGTGACCTGCTTATGTGCCCTCAGCACCGGCCCCTAGTTTTTGGCCTCAGCTGTATCCTTCAG ACCATCCTCCTGTGTTGTCCTAGTGCCCTGGTTTGGCACTACTCGCTGACTGATAGCCGAATCAAGACTGGCTCACCACTTGACCACCTGCCTATTGCCCCCTCCAACCTGCCCATGCCAGAGGGCAACAGTGCCTTCACTCAGCAG GTCCGTGCAAAGTTGCGGGAGATTGAGCAGCAGATCAAGGAGCGAGGACAGGCCGTTGAGGTTCGCTGGTCTTTTGATAAGTGCCAAGAAGCTACTGCAG GCTTCACCATTGGACGGGTGCTCCATACTTTGGAAGTGCTGGACAGCCATAGTTTTGAGCGCTCTGACTTCAGCAACTCTCTTGATTCCCTCTGTAATCGAATCTTTGGATTGGGGCCTAGCAAGGATGGGCACGAG ATCTCCTCAGATGATGATGCTGTGGTATCATTACTGTGTGAATGGGCTGTCAGCTGCAAGCGCTCTGGTCGTCATCGTGCGATGGTGGTAGCCAAGCTACTGGAGAAGAGACAGGCAGAGATTGAGGCTGAG CGTTGTGGAGAATCGGAAGCCGCAGATGAGAAGGGTTCCATAGCCTCTGGCTCCCTTTCTGCTCCTAGTGCTCCCATTTTCCAGGATGTCCTCCTGCAATTTCTGGATACACAGGCTCCCATGCTGA CGGACCCCCGAAGTGAGAGCGAGCGAGTGGAGTTCTTTAACTTGGTACTGCTGTTCTGTGAACTGATTCGACATGATGTTTTCTCCCACAACATGTACACTTGCACCCTCATCTCCCGAGGGGACCTTGCCTTCGGAGCCCCTGGTCCCCGGCCTCCCTCTCCCTTTGATGACCCTGCCGATGACCCCGAGCGCAAGGAGGCtgagggcagcagcagcagcaagctGGAG GATCCAGGGCTCTCGGAGTCTATGGACATCGACCCTAGCTCCAGTGTGCTCTTTGAGGACATGGAGAAGCCTGATTTCTCA TTGTTCTCCCCCACTATGCCCTGTGAGGGGAAGGGCAGTCCATCCCCTGAGAAACCAGATGTTGAGAAGGAGGTGAAGCCCCCACCCAAGGAGAAGCTAGAAGGGACCCTTGGGGTTCTTTATGACCAGCCGCGGCATGTGCAGTATGCCACGCACTTTCCCATCCCCCAG GAGGAGTCATGCAGCCATGAGTGCAACCAGCGGTTGGTCGTACTGTTTGGGGTGGGAAAGCAGCGAGATGATGCCCGCCATGCCATCAAGAAAATTACCAAGGATATCCTGAAGGTTCTGAACCGCAAAGGGACAGCGGAAACTG ACCAGCTTGCTCCTATTGTGCCTCTGAATCCTGGAGACCTGACATTCTTAG GTGGGGAGGACGGGCAGAAGCGGCGGCGCAACCGGCCTGAAGCCTTCCCCACTGCCGAGGATATCTTTGCTAAGTTCCAGCACCTTTCGCATTATGACCAACACCAGGTCACGGCTCAG GTCTCCCGGAATGTTCTGGAGCAGATTACGAGCTTTGCCCTTGGTATGTCGTACCACTTGCCTCTGGTGCAGCATGTGCAGTTCATCTTCGACCTCATGGAATATTCACTCAGCATCAGTGGCCTCATCGACTTTGCCATTCAG CTACTGAATGAACTGAGTGTAGTTGAGGCCGAGTTGCTTCTCAAATCCTCAGATCTGGTGGGCAGTTACACCACCAGCCTGTGCCTGTGCATCGTGGCTGTCCTGCGGCACTATCACGCCTGCCTCATCCTcaaccaggaccagatggcacaGGTCTTTGAGGG GCTGTGTGGCGTAGTCAAGCACGGGATGAACCGGTCCGATGGCTCCTCCGCAGAGCGCTGTATCCTTGCTTATCTCTATGATCTGTACACCTCCTGTAGCCATTTAAAGAGCAAATTTGGGGAGCTCTTCAG CGACTTCTGCTCCAAGGTGAAGAACACCATCTACTGCAACGTGGAGCCGTCAGAATCCAACATGCGCTGGGCACCCGAGTTCATGATTGACACTCTGGAGAACCCTGCCGCTCACACCTTCACCTACACAGGGCTAGGCAAGAGTCTTAGTGAGAACCCTGCTAACCGCTACAGCTTTGTCTGCAATGCCCTTATGCACGTCTGTGTGGGGCACCATGATCCCGATAG GGTGAATGACATCGCAATCCTGTGTGCAGAGCTGACCGGCTATTGCAAGTCACTGAGTGCAGAGTGGCTGGGAGTGCTTAAGGCCTTGTGCTGCTCCTCTAACAATGGCACTTGTGGTTTCAACGACCTCCTCTGCAATGTAGAT GTCAGTGACCTGTCTTTTCATGACTCCCTGGCCACTTTTGTTGCCATCCTTATCGCTCGGCAGTGTTTGCTACTGGAGGATCTGATTCGCTGTGCAGCCATCCCTTCACTCCTTAATGCTG CTTGCAGTGAGCAGGACTCTGAGCCGGGGGCCCGGCTTACCTGCCGCATCCTCCTCCACCTTTTCAAGACACCTCAACTCAATCCTTGCCAGTCGGACGGAA ACAAGCCTACGGTAGGAATCCGCTCCTCCTGTGACCGCCACCTGCTGGCTGCCTCCCAGAACCGCATTGTGGATGGAGCTGTGTTTGCTGTTCTCAAGGCTGTGTTTGTACTTG GGGATGCGGAACTGAAGGGTTCAGGCTTCACTGTGACAGGAGGAACAGAAGAACttccagaggaggagggaggaggtggcagtGGCGGTCGGAGGCAGGGTGGCCGCAACATCTCTGTGGAGACAGCCAGTCTGGATGTCTATGCCAAGTACGTGCTACGCAGCATCTGCCAGCAG GAATGGGTAGGAGAACGTTGCCTTAAATCGCTGTGTGAGGACAGCAATGATTTGCAAGACCCAGTGTTGAGTAGCGCCCAGGCCCAGCGCCTCATGCAGCTCATCTGCTACCCACATCGGCTGCTGGACAATGAGGATGGGGAAAACCCCCAGCGGCAACGCATTAAGCGTATTCTCCAG AACTTGGACCAGTGGACCATGCGCCAGTCTTCCTTGGAGCTGCAGCTCATGATCAAGCAGACCCCTAACAAT GAGATGAACTCCCTCTTAGAGAACATCGCCAAGGCCACAATCGAGGTTTTCCAACAGTCTGCAGAGACAGGGTCATCTTCTGGAAACACTGCAAGCAACATGCCCAGCAGCAGCAAGACCAAGCCCGTGCTCAG CTCCCTAGAGCGCTCTGGTGTGTGGCTGGTGGCTCCTCTCATTGCCAAACTGCCCACCTCAGTCCAGGGGCATGTGTTAAAGGCTGCTGGGGAAGAATTGGAGAAGGGCCAGCACCTGGGTTCCTCTTCACGCAAAGAACGTGATCGACAAAAGCAGAAGAG CATGTCCCTGTTGAGCCAGCAGCCCTTCTTATCCCTGGTGCTGACGTGTCTGAAGGGTCAGGACGAGCAGCGCGAGGGACTCCTTACCTCCCTCTACAGCCAGGTCCACCAG ATTGTGAATAATTGGAGAGATGACCAGTACTTAGACGATTGCAAGCCAAAGCAGCTAATGCATGAGGCGCTCAAACTGCGGCTCAACCTG GTGGGGGGCATGTTTGACACGGTGCAGCGCAGCACCCAGCAGACCACAGAGTGGGCTGTGCTCCTCCTGGAGATCATCATCAGCGGCACTGTCGACATGCAGTCCAACAA TGAGCTCTTCACCACCGTCTTGGACATGCTGAGCGTGCTCATCAATGGCACCCTAGCTGCGGACATGTCCAGCATCTCCCAGGGCAGCATGGAGGAAAACAAGCGTGCCTACATGAACCTGGTGAAGAAGCTGCGG AAGGAGTTGGGGGAGCGCCAGTCAGACAGTCTGGAAAAAGTTCGCCAGCTGCTGCCACTGCCCAAGCAGACCCGAGATGTCATCACGTGTGAGCCGCAGGGCTCCCTTATCGACACCAAAGGCAACAAGATTGCCGGCTTTGACTCCATCTTCAAGAAGGAG GGTCTACAGGTTTCCACCAAACAAAAGATCTCCCCCTGGGATCTTTTTGAAGGCTTGAAGCCATCAGCGCCACTGTCTTGGGGCTGGTTTGGAACAGTCCGGGTGGACCGGCGCGTGGCCCGCGGAGAGGAGCAGCAGCGGCTGCTGCTGTACCACACGCACCTGAGGCCCCGGCCCCGCGCCTATTACCTGgagccgctgccgctgccgccggAAGATgaggagcccccagcccccgccctgcTGGAGCCTGAGAAAAAGGCTCCAGAGCCCCCCAAAACTGACAAACCTGGGGCCGCTCCCCCCAGCACCGAGGAACGCAAGAAGAAGTCCACCAAGGGCAAGAAACGCAGCCAGCCGGCCGCCAAGACAGAG GACTATGGAATGGGCCCAGGCCGGAGTGGCCCCTATGGAGTGACAGTGCCTCCGGACCTCCTGCACCACACCAACCCTGGCTCCATATCCCACCTTAGCTACAGGCAGGGCTCCATAGGCCTCTACACCCAGAACCAGCCGCTGCCGGCAG GTGGCCCCCGTGTGGACCCGTACCGCCCTGTGCGGTTACCGATGCAGAAGCTGCCGACCCGACCACCTTACCCTGGAGTGCTGCCCACCACTATGACTGGCGTCATGGGACTGGAACCCTCCTCCTACAAGACGCCTGTGTACCGACAGCAGCAGCCTGCGGTGCCCCAAGGACAGCGCCTTCGCCAACAGCTCCAGGCAAAGATA CAGAGTCAGGGGATGTTGGGACAGTCATCTGTCCATCAGATGACTCCCAGCTCTTCCTACGGTTTGCAGACCTCCCAG ggCTATACTCCTTACGTTTCTCATGTGGGATTGCAGCAACACACAGGCCCCGCAGGTACCATGGTGCCCCCCAGCTACTCCAGCCAGCCTTATCAGAGCACCCACTCTTCTACCAATCCTACTCTTGTAGATGCTACCCGCCACCTGCAGCAGCGGCCCAGTGGCTATGTGCACCAGCAGGCCCCAACCTACGGACATGGGCTGACCTCCACTCAAAG GTTTTCCCACCAGACACTGCAGCAAACACCCATGATAGGCACAATGACCCCACTGGGCGCCCAGGGTGTCCAGGCCGGCGTCCGGTCGGCTTCCATCCTGcctgagcagcagcagcagcagcagcaacagcagcagcagcagcagcagcagcagcaacagcagcagcagcagcaacagcagcaacagtACCACAtccggcagcagcagcagcagcagatcCTGCGG cagcagcagcagcagcaacagcagcagcagcagcagcagcagcaacagcagcagcagcagcagcagcaacagcagcagcaagcacaccagcagcagcagcagcaggcagctcctccccagccccagccccagtcccAGCCCCAG TTCCAGCGCCAGGGGCTTCAGCAGACCCAGCAACAACAGCAGACAGCAGCTTTGGTCCGGCAGCTCCAACAACAGCTCTCCA ATACCCAGCCACAGCCCAGTACCAACATATTTGGACGCTACTGA